The Actinotalea sp. JY-7876 sequence GCTCGGCAACGTCGAGGACGGCGTGCGGGAGATCAAGGACAAGCTCGACCGGTTCAACCAGATCTCCGAGGAGATGGCGTCGCCCGACGCCGACTACGACGCGCTGCTCGACGAGATGGGCAAGCTGCAGGAGGCGATCGACGCCGCCAACGCGTGGGACCTCGACTCGCAGCTCGAGCAGGCGATGGACGCGCTGCGCTGCCCGCCCCCGGACGCCGACGTGTCGGTGCTCTCCGGCGGTGAGCGGCGCCGCGTCGCCCTGTGCAAGCTGCTCCTCGAGAAGCCGGACCTGCTGCTGCTCGACGAGCCCACCAACCACCTCGACGCCGAGAGCGTGCTCTGGCTCGAGCAGCACCTGTCGCAGTACGAGGGCGCGGTCCTGGCCGTGACCCACGACCGGTACTTCCTCGACCACGTCGCGGAGTGGATCGCCGAGGTCGACCGCGGTCGCCTGTACCCGTACGAGGGCAACTACTCGACGTACCTGGAGAAGAAGCAGGCGCGCCTGGAGGTCCAGGGCAAGAAGGACGCCAAGCTCGCGAAGCGTCTCAAGGACGAGCTCGAGTGGGTGCGCTCGTCGGCCAAGGGCCGCCAGACCAAGTCCAAGGCCCGCCTCGCCCGGTACGAGGAGATGGCCGCGGAGGCGGACCGCACGCGCAAGCTGGACTTCGAGGAGATCCAGATCCCGCCGGGCCCCCGGCTCGGCAGCGTGGTCATCGAGGCGAAGGACCTGCGCAAGGGCTTCGACGACCGCGTGCTGATCGACGGGTTGTCGTTCTCCCTGCCGCGCAACGGCATCGTCGGCGTCATCGGCCCGAACGGCGTCGGCAAGACGACGCTGTTCAAGACGATCGTCGGCCTCGAGCCGCTCGACGCCGGTGACCTGCGGGTCGGCGAGACGGTCAAGCTGTCCTACGTCGACCAGTCGCGCGGCGGCATCGACCCGAAGAAGACCCTGTGGGAGGTCGTCTCGGGCGGGCTCGACTTCATCAAGGTCGGCAACGTCGAGATGCCGTCCCGCGCCTACGTCGCGGCGTTCGGGTTCAAGGGTCCGGACCAGCAGAAGCCGGCCGGCGTGCTGTCCGGCGGTGAGCGCAACCGCCTCAACCTGGCGCTGACGCTCCAGCAGGGCGGCAACGTCCTGCTGCTCGACGAGCCGACCAACGACCTCGACGTCGAGACCCTCGGCTCCCTCGAGAACGCGCTGCTCGAGTTCCCGGGCTGCGCCGTCGTGGTCTCCCACGACCGGTGGTTCCTCGACCGGGTCGCGACGCACATCCTCGCCTACGAGGGGACCGAGGAGGACCCGGCCCGCTGGTACTGGTTCGAGGGCAACTTCGAGGCGTACGAGGCGAACAAGGTCGAGCGCCTCGGCGCCGACGCCGCGCGCCCGCACCGCGTGACGTACCGCAAGCTCACGCGCGACTGACGCGAACGGCCTCGACCGGCAGCAGGGTCGGGCTCCTCGGAGCCCGGCCCTGCTGCATGATCGGACCGGCTGCGCGAGACTGACCGGGACGCCGACGACGGGAGCGCGCGTGACGTGGACGGACGAGGGTGCCGAGCGGCTCGCCACCGGCCTGGGCGCGCTGCGCTCGGCGGTCGCCGAGCTGCGGCTGCCCCTCGACCTGCCGGGGGCCGCTGAGGACCGGCGCGCGGCGGCTGCGCTCGTCGACCACCTCGACGACTACCTCGTCCCGCGCGTGCGCCAGCTCGGCGCACCGCTGCTGGCCGTCGTGGGCGGCTCGACCGGCGCAGGCAAGTCCACCCTGGTCAACAGCATCGTGGGCGCGCAGGTGACGCCCGCGGGCGTGCTGCGACCCACGACCCGGTCGCCCGTGCTCGTGCACCACCCCGACGACACCGCCTGGTTCAGCACCGACCGCGTGCTGCCTCGCCTGCCCCGCGTCACCGGCCCGGACGCCGAGGGACGCGCGCTGCGCCTGGCGCCCGACCCGGCCGTCCCGCGGGGGATCGCGCTGCTGGACGCGCCGGACATCGACTCCGTCGTCGCGGCGAACCGTGAGCTCGGCGAGGAGCTGCTCGGCGCCGCGGACCTGTGGGTCTTCGTCACGACGGCGGCGCGGTACGCCGACGCGGTGCCGTGGGACCTGCTCGCCGACGCCGCGCGGCGGCGGGCGGTGGTGGCGATGGTGCTCAACCGCGTCGACCCCGGTGCCGAGGCGGCCGTCCGCGAGCACCTCGCCGGGATGCTGACGGAGCGCGGGCTGGCGGACACGCGCATCTTCGCGGTCGCGGAGTCGCGCCTGGACGCCGGTCTGCTGCCGCGCGACGCCGTCGCCGAGCTGTCCGGCTGGCTGCACCGGGTCGCGGGCGACGCCGCCGCCCGCCAGGCCGTCGTCCGCCGCACCGTGCGCGGCGCCGTCGACGACGTCGTGGCGCGCGCTCCCGCGCTGGCGGACGCCGCCGACGCGCAGGTGGCGCACGTCGCCCGCCTGCGGGAGATGACCGCCGCCGCCTACCGGGAGGCCGCCCGCGACGTCGAGACGGCCACCCAGGACGGCACCATGCTGCGCGGCGAGGTCCTCTCGCGCTGGCAGGAGTTCGTCGGCACGGGCGAGCTGTTCCGGGCGATCGAGAGCCGCGTGAGCACGTGGCGCGACCGGCTGAGCGCCTTCCTGCGCGGCCGGCCCGCCCCGGAGCCCGTCACCGCCGCGATCGGCCACGGCCTCGTCGACCTCGTGCAGGACGCGGCGGACCGCGCGGCGGACCGCACCTACGCCGCGTGGCGCGCCGACCCGGCGGGCCGCCGGCTCGTGGACGGCCTGCGGCTCAGCCGCTCCTCGGTCGACCTGCGGGAGCGCATCAGCGCCGAGGTGCGCGCCTGGCAGGCCGGCGTGCTCGACCTCGTCTCCACGGAGGGCGCCGACAGGCGCCTCACGGCACGCGTCCTGTCGTTCGGCGTCAACGGGCTGGGGGCGGCGCTCATGGTCGCGATCTTCGCCTCGACCGGCGGGCTGACCACGGCCGAGGTCGGGGTCGCCGGCGGCACGGTGGTCCTCGCCCAGCGCCTCCTGGAGGCCGTGTTCGGGGACGACGCGGTGCGGCGGCTGACCCGGACGGCGCAGGAGGACCTCGCGGCCCGCATGAGCCGGCTGCTCGACGAGGAGGCGGACCGGTTCACGTCCGGACTCGACGCGCTGGACCTCACCCCGCGGGCCGGCGAGACGATCCGCCTGGCGGCGCAGCAGGTCGCGCTCGCGGCACCCGTCGCCGAGGCCGAGACCGAGGTCGCCGCGGCGGACGCCGCCCTGGCGGACGTCGCCGCCGGCCCCGGTGAGCCGGGCGACGTCGACGGGCAGGGCGAACCGGGTGGGCTGCGCGGATGGTGGCGGCGGCTGTGGGAGGTCTGAGCGTCGCGGAGCGCCTCGACGCGCTCACCGAGGCGGTGCGCGCGGGCGCCGACGTGCTCCCCGGCGACGTCGTCGACGCCGCGCGCGTGCTCGAGGAGCGCGCCGGGCGCCGGCTGCGGCTCTCGGGGGACCACACGGTCGCGGCGCTCGCGGGCGCCACGGGCTCGGGCAAGTCGTCGCTGCTCAACGCCCTGGTGGGGGAGCCGCTCGCCGCCGTCGACGTGCTGCGCCCGACGACGTCGGAGGCGCTCGCGGTGGTGCGCGGCCAGGAGGGGTCGGCGGCGCTGCTCGACTGGCTCGAGGTGCGCCGCCGGCACCAGCTCGCGGAGCCCTCGCCCGGTGCGGCGGGCGACCGGGTGGGCGGGCTCATCCTGCTCGACCTGCCGGACCACGACTCCGTCCGCACGGAGCACCGGCTCGAGGCCGAGCGGCTGGTGGCGCTCGTGGACCTGATGGTCTGGGTCCTCGACCCGCAGAAGTACGCCGACGCCGCGGTCCACGAGCGCTACCTGCGCGGCCTGGCGGAGCACCGGGACGTCATGCTCGTGGTCCTCAACCAGGTGGACCGGCTCTCCGACGCCGAGCGGCGCGCGTGCCACGCGGACCTGGAACGGCTGCTGGCCCAGGACGGCCTGGCCGGGGTCCGCGTGCTCGACGTCTCCGCGCGCACCGGTGAGGGCGTCGACGCGCTGCGCGCCGCGCTCGACGCCGCGGCCGCGCGCCGGATGGCCGCCCAGGAACGCGTCCGGGCCGACGTCGTGCGCCTGGCCCACGAGGTGCAGGCGTCGTGCGGGCCCGTGCGCCGCGGCCGTGGCACCGCGGGGGCGACGTCGGCGCTGGTCGACGCGCTCGCGGGCGCGGCGGGGGTCCCGGCCGTCGCCGAGGCGGTGCGCGTCTCGCGGCTCCAGCGGGCGCGCCGCGCGACCGGCTGGCCGCCGACGCGGTGGCTCGGGCGGCTGCGCGTCGACCCGTTGCGGCGGATGCACCTGCGGGCCGGGGGGACGTCCGGCCGCGCGGGCCGCGGCGACGACGACCCGGCCGACGTCGTCCGCACCTCCGTGCCGCGGCCCGGCCCGGCCGAGCTGGCGCGCGTGCGCGCCGCGGTGCGCCGCCACACCGACGAGGCGACGGCCGGCCTGCCCGACGGCTGGGTGCTCGCGGCCCGCGCCCGGACCCAGGAAGGCCCGTCCGCGACCGAGCTGCCCGACGCCCTGGACCGCGCCGTCGCGGGCACGCGTGTGCTCAGCGACCGTCGGCCCGTGTGGTGGTCGGTGGTCGGCGCGCTGCAGTGGCTCGCCCTCCTGGTGGCCCTGGCCGGGCTCGGTTGGCTGGCCGTGCTGTGGGGGCTGGACGCCTTCCGGCTGCCGGTCATCGAGCCGCCGGTGTGGGACCAGGGCCAGGTGCAGGTGCCCGTCCCGACGCTCGCGGTCGCCGGCGGGGTGCTCGTGGGCCTGCTGCTCGCCCTGCTCTCGCGGGTCGCGGCGGGCATCGGGGCGCGGCGGCGCGCCCGGCGGGCCACCGCGCACCTGCGTGCGGCGGTCGAGCAGGTCGCGCAGACGCACGTCGTCGCGCCCGTGCAGGAGGTGCTCGACCGGCACGACGCGTGCGCACGCGCGGCGGCGCGCGCCGCCGGCTGACCGTCCTCACCCCCGTCCGGACGGCACTATGGGGCGCATGACCCGACTCCACGTCCCCGTGCCCCTGCGCTGGGCGGACCTCGACGCCTACGGCCACGTCAACAACGTCGAGGTGCTGCGGCTCCTCGAGGAGGCGCGCATCGCGGCGTTCTGGCGCCACGGCGAGGACGCGGGCGTGCTGCCCACGGCCGTGCTCGACGCCGACCCGGGGGCGGGCACCCACACCCTCGTGGCCCGTCAGGAGATCGAGTACCTGCTGCCGATCTCCTACCGGCGCGAGCCCCTGGTGGTCGAGCTCTGGATCGGCCACCTGGGCGGCGCGAGCATCGAGGTGTGCTACCTGCTCACCACGGGGGACGAGCCGGAGCGCCGCGTCTTCGTCCAGGCCGCGACCACGCTGGTGCTCATCGACGCCGCGACCGGGCGACCGCGACGCATCACCGAGGCCGAGCGCGCGACGTGGGGGGAGTACCTCGAGGAGCCGCTGGTCCTGCGCCGCCGCGGCGGCCGGGCGACGGGCGGGGCCGACGTCACCGTGCCGCGGTGAGCGGGCGGGGTAGCGGTCCCCCCGGCGAGCCCTCGCGCCCCCGGGCCCGCCGCTCGGCCTCGGCCGCCATGCCCCGCTGCATGCCGCCGAACACGACGCCGTGGAACGGCGCGACGGTCCACCAGTAGAGCTGGCCGGGCAGTCCGTGGGGATGGAAGGTCGCCACCTGGCGCAGGGTGGAGCCGCCGTCGGGCTCGGGGCGCACGGCGAGCTCCAGCCAGGCGAGGCCGGGTACACGCATCTCCGCCCGGAGCCGGATCATGCGACCGGGGACGACCGCCTCGACGCGCCAGAAGTCCACGGCGTCGTCGACCAGCAGACGGCGCGGGTCCCGGCGCCCGCGGCGCAGGCCCGGCCCGCCCGAGAGCCGGTCGAGGAGCCCGCGCACGCGCCAGGCGAGCGGCCAGGAGTACCAGCCGCGCTCACCACCCACCTCCTGCAGGACCTCCCACACCACCTCGGCGGGGGCGTCGACGTGGGTGCGCCGCTCGTCCCGGTAGAGGGAGCCGCCCGCCCAGTCCGGGTCGCTCGGCAGGGGGCCGCTCGGTGCGCCGGGGACCGAGGCCGACGACCAGCGCGTCGCCACGTCCGCGTCCTGGATCTTCGCCAGGGCGAGGCGCACGGCGTCGTCGAAGCCCACGAGCCCCTCGGGCGGGTCGGGCACCCAGCGGGCGATGTCGTGCTCGTCGCACACGACCTCGTGGACCAGGGACTCCACGAGCGGTCGCGCGAGCGGCCCGGGCACCGGCGTGACGAGGGAGA is a genomic window containing:
- the ettA gene encoding energy-dependent translational throttle protein EttA; translation: MAEFIYTMYKARKAHGDKVILDDVTMSFYPGAKIGVVGPNGAGKSTILKIMAGLEQPSNGEARLSPGYTVGILLQEPPLDESKTVLGNVEDGVREIKDKLDRFNQISEEMASPDADYDALLDEMGKLQEAIDAANAWDLDSQLEQAMDALRCPPPDADVSVLSGGERRRVALCKLLLEKPDLLLLDEPTNHLDAESVLWLEQHLSQYEGAVLAVTHDRYFLDHVAEWIAEVDRGRLYPYEGNYSTYLEKKQARLEVQGKKDAKLAKRLKDELEWVRSSAKGRQTKSKARLARYEEMAAEADRTRKLDFEEIQIPPGPRLGSVVIEAKDLRKGFDDRVLIDGLSFSLPRNGIVGVIGPNGVGKTTLFKTIVGLEPLDAGDLRVGETVKLSYVDQSRGGIDPKKTLWEVVSGGLDFIKVGNVEMPSRAYVAAFGFKGPDQQKPAGVLSGGERNRLNLALTLQQGGNVLLLDEPTNDLDVETLGSLENALLEFPGCAVVVSHDRWFLDRVATHILAYEGTEEDPARWYWFEGNFEAYEANKVERLGADAARPHRVTYRKLTRD
- a CDS encoding dynamin family protein, translated to MTWTDEGAERLATGLGALRSAVAELRLPLDLPGAAEDRRAAAALVDHLDDYLVPRVRQLGAPLLAVVGGSTGAGKSTLVNSIVGAQVTPAGVLRPTTRSPVLVHHPDDTAWFSTDRVLPRLPRVTGPDAEGRALRLAPDPAVPRGIALLDAPDIDSVVAANRELGEELLGAADLWVFVTTAARYADAVPWDLLADAARRRAVVAMVLNRVDPGAEAAVREHLAGMLTERGLADTRIFAVAESRLDAGLLPRDAVAELSGWLHRVAGDAAARQAVVRRTVRGAVDDVVARAPALADAADAQVAHVARLREMTAAAYREAARDVETATQDGTMLRGEVLSRWQEFVGTGELFRAIESRVSTWRDRLSAFLRGRPAPEPVTAAIGHGLVDLVQDAADRAADRTYAAWRADPAGRRLVDGLRLSRSSVDLRERISAEVRAWQAGVLDLVSTEGADRRLTARVLSFGVNGLGAALMVAIFASTGGLTTAEVGVAGGTVVLAQRLLEAVFGDDAVRRLTRTAQEDLAARMSRLLDEEADRFTSGLDALDLTPRAGETIRLAAQQVALAAPVAEAETEVAAADAALADVAAGPGEPGDVDGQGEPGGLRGWWRRLWEV
- a CDS encoding GTPase; translation: MGGLSVAERLDALTEAVRAGADVLPGDVVDAARVLEERAGRRLRLSGDHTVAALAGATGSGKSSLLNALVGEPLAAVDVLRPTTSEALAVVRGQEGSAALLDWLEVRRRHQLAEPSPGAAGDRVGGLILLDLPDHDSVRTEHRLEAERLVALVDLMVWVLDPQKYADAAVHERYLRGLAEHRDVMLVVLNQVDRLSDAERRACHADLERLLAQDGLAGVRVLDVSARTGEGVDALRAALDAAAARRMAAQERVRADVVRLAHEVQASCGPVRRGRGTAGATSALVDALAGAAGVPAVAEAVRVSRLQRARRATGWPPTRWLGRLRVDPLRRMHLRAGGTSGRAGRGDDDPADVVRTSVPRPGPAELARVRAAVRRHTDEATAGLPDGWVLAARARTQEGPSATELPDALDRAVAGTRVLSDRRPVWWSVVGALQWLALLVALAGLGWLAVLWGLDAFRLPVIEPPVWDQGQVQVPVPTLAVAGGVLVGLLLALLSRVAAGIGARRRARRATAHLRAAVEQVAQTHVVAPVQEVLDRHDACARAAARAAG
- a CDS encoding thioesterase family protein; the encoded protein is MTRLHVPVPLRWADLDAYGHVNNVEVLRLLEEARIAAFWRHGEDAGVLPTAVLDADPGAGTHTLVARQEIEYLLPISYRREPLVVELWIGHLGGASIEVCYLLTTGDEPERRVFVQAATTLVLIDAATGRPRRITEAERATWGEYLEEPLVLRRRGGRATGGADVTVPR
- a CDS encoding SDR family oxidoreductase: MGLSIAVTGVTGYVGGRLVPELLAAGHRVRAVARNPRRLEGRDWAEDVELVEADAQELDQIRAALTGVDVAYYLIHSLGSGRRFEARDRRTALTFAQAAREAGVGRIVYLGGLYPDGEDLSPHLESRKEVGEILLASGVPTTVLRAAVILGSGSASFEMMRYLTERLPAMTTPRWVDNRIQPIAIRDVLRYLVGSATMPPQVDRAFDIGGPEVLTYREMMQRYAAVAGLRRRVIVGVGVLTPRLSSLWVSLVTPVPGPLARPLVESLVHEVVCDEHDIARWVPDPPEGLVGFDDAVRLALAKIQDADVATRWSSASVPGAPSGPLPSDPDWAGGSLYRDERRTHVDAPAEVVWEVLQEVGGERGWYSWPLAWRVRGLLDRLSGGPGLRRGRRDPRRLLVDDAVDFWRVEAVVPGRMIRLRAEMRVPGLAWLELAVRPEPDGGSTLRQVATFHPHGLPGQLYWWTVAPFHGVVFGGMQRGMAAEAERRARGREGSPGGPLPRPLTAAR